The Anaerolineales bacterium region ATTAAGATGAGCAATTTTACAAGGGAAACGGCTCAACCGCGTTGGGCGATTGGTACCAGTTGCGGCTTGGCAATGCGGATGTAATCGTCGAGTTTCATAAAGATGGATCGGTCCAAGCGACCGGCGTTGAACACCACTTCGACATTTTCTTGGACGAGCGGATCAACCAACAAGTGGAGTTGGTCGCAAAATGTGAACGGGGGAATCTCCCCGATGACGCACCCAGTCAACGCTTCGGCTTTCTCGCGCGGCGCCATGCCTACGCCTTTCGCATCGAAATGCCGTTTGATACCATCCAAGTCCACGCGGCAATCGCCGGGGACGTTGGCGAGGCAGTAGATGTTTTCCTTTTTGCTCACCCGCACCTGAACCACGATCGATTTGATGGATTGTTCGATGCGGTTGCCGCGAATCTTCGCGATGAGTTCCGTCCGCCCTTCGGGTTCGTGTTCGATCACGCGGTAGGTCGCGCCTTCTTTATCTAGCAACGCGCGGAGTTGTTCGTGGATGTCTGTCATGCGTTACAACATTTCCTCATTTTATGCCATACACCGCATACCCGCGAGGCGGGGCGTAGAATTGGGCGCGCCCGTCGCGGTCGGTGGATTGGTTGACGGGGCGCGCAAGGTCGCTACGGCTCCACCAAGCCAAAGGGGAGAAAGAAGCGTTCGTCCATTGGGTAGTGACGAGGCGTCCGTTCCAGTTGTCGCCGCGATTGTTCAGCACATAAATCAATCCGTGTTTGTCTTCGTAACCCGTGCGTTGCATGATGTAGAGGC contains the following coding sequences:
- a CDS encoding YbaK/EbsC family protein, whose protein sequence is MTDIHEQLRALLDKEGATYRVIEHEPEGRTELIAKIRGNRIEQSIKSIVVQVRVSKKENIYCLANVPGDCRVDLDGIKRHFDAKGVGMAPREKAEALTGCVIGEIPPFTFCDQLHLLVDPLVQENVEVVFNAGRLDRSIFMKLDDYIRIAKPQLVPIAQRG